ATCACCAAAATCGTCGATCGTGACGGCAACGTCCTCGAAGAAAACCGGCCGCTGAAGGCCAAGGTCATCGATCAGGACACCGCATACATCATGACCAGCCTCCTGGAGAGCGTGGTCAAAGGCGGCACCGGTAAGCGGGTTGCGGCCCTGGGGCGGCCCGTGGCGGGCAAAACCGGCACCACCAACAACCTTTACGACGCCTGGTTCGTGGGCTACACCCCGCGCTACATCACCGGCACTTGGGTGGGCTTCGACCAGGGCGGCTCGCTGGGCAAACTGGAGACCGGCGCGCGCGCGGCCAGCCCCATCTGGCTGGGTTTCATGCAAAAAATACTGGCCGACAAACCGGTGCGCGTTTTTCCGGTGCCAGACGGGGTCGTGTTTGCCAAGATCGACGCCCAAACCGGGCTGCTGCCGATCGCGGAATCCGCCAGCACCCTTTTCGAGTGCTTCAAGGAGGGAACCGCGCCCACCGCCTATACCAAGCGCCCCGGCGAGGTGACCGAGCCTGAGGAGTTCTACAAGTCCGGTATGTAGCTCTCGGCCGTCTTCGGCCGTTGGCCCACCGGCACCCCCGCCGCCGCGCCAGACGCCGCGGCCTACCCATTGTAAAAACCCGCGTGCCGATGGCGATCGGCACCCGATACCTGCGCTTACGCCCTGGCCGTCGTTTGGGTCAGGGACCTTGCCGGGCGCGGCGCAACAACCGCCACGCCGACTGAAGGCCAGCAGCGTGATCCTGCAACCGGAGAGAGGTGCGAAATGGAACTGCCCAAAGTCGAGGTTAAAAAAATTCTCTACGCCACGGATCTTTCCGAAAGCGCCCGCCGCGCTTTTGCCTATGCCGTGAGCCTGGCCAACCTTTACAAGGCCAAGATCACCTTCCTGCACGTGATGAGCGAAGACCCCGGAATGGATTCCAAGCTGGCCGGCTACATCGATGCCGAGAAGTGGGAGGAAATCAAGCGCCGAAATGAAGAGGATGCGCGCAGCATCCTGATCGGCAAGCAGCGTAACAGCGGGCGCAGCGCCATCGGTGAGGCCTTGGGGCAGTTTGCCGAAGCGGCCCGGGCCGAACAGGACTTCGGGATGGACGAGATCATGGTCAAGCGCGGAAACCCGGTGGATGTCATCCTGGCCCAGGCCGAGGAAAGCAACTGCGACCTGATCGTCATGGGCACCCACGGCCACGGCCTGATTGCCGACGCCGTGATGGGCAGCACCGCCCGGCGCGTGCTGCGAAAATCCAGAAAGCCCGTACTGGTGGTGCGTCTGACGGAGGAGTGAACCCGCCGGCCGGCCTCCCGGAACGATCTGGCCCGGGTGCATGGAACCCCTGTAAGTGTAAGTGTCCAGTGCCGCGGCCGGCGCCCAGGTGCAAGGCCGCCAGAGGGCCGCTGTCTATCCGGAGGGTGCCTCCAGCCGCTCTGCGGTCACCGCACTCAGCCCCAGCCGGTCGTCGGGTAGCACCTGAATGCCGTCCAGGTCGAAACGGCGCCGCAGGATTTCCAGGTTGCGGTTTTTGTGGCCCCGTAGGCGCGCGGCCGACCGCGGGTGAACCCGCAGGCAGACCGTCCCGCCGGCTGCAGAGGCCCGGGAAAGGCAGGCGCTGGCGCGGTCCAGAAAAACCTCCGACAAAACCAGGTGGCCGAAGGCCGGGTGGTACGGTCCGGCCAGGACGGACCGGCCGTCCTGCAGATCCGCAGCGTCCTGAAGCCCCATGCGGATGATGGGGATGCCGCGCGCCTGGAAGAGACAATAGAGGTCTTTGACGGTCGCGACACAGCGCGTAAGGGACCACGGCGCGTAGCGCCCACGCCGGTAGGCGAGCGCCAGCCGGCTGCCGCGGAGCACCAGTGTCGGGTAGATGCGTACGAAATCCGGCCCCAGCCGGGCGGTTGCCTCGCCCGAAGCCAGGCTGCGGGCGTGGCTGTCGCCGGGCAGCCCCACCATCAGCTGGGCCCCGATCCGATACCCCGCCGCTTTCAGGCGAACCATGGCCGCGGCGGTGTCGGCGGCGCTGTGGCCGCGGTGGGCCAGGGTCAGCACCCGGTCGTTCATGGACTGCACCCCGAGTTCGATGGTGGCGACCGTGAAGGGGGCGATCCATTTCAGCCGGCGGGCGTCAACGCTGTCGGGGCGGGTTGAAAATCGGATGCCGGCCGCCTGGCCGGCGGCGACGTAGCCCTGGGCAAGGGTCAGCAGTTCTTCCACCAACGCCTGTTCAAGTCCCAGGAAATTACCGCCGTAGAAGGCGATCTGGGTTTCTCCGCGGCGCGCGTCGCGGTAGCCCAAAAACCGCTCGATCTGCCGTCGAAGGGCTGCGGACTCCGGGACGCCTCGGGGCTTGCCGCTGATGTGGCGCTGGTTGCAGAAGGCGCATTGGAAAGGGCAGCCGGCCTGGGGCAGAAACAGCGGGACGATAAACGGCCGTGGTGGGCCTTCGGCCATCCCCCCCGCGGTGGGCCGGGGGCTCTCAGGTCTGTTCACCGAGCTTTTCCAGTGCGCTGCGGGCGGTGGCCTGTTCGGCCGATTTTTTGCTTTTCCCGCTTCCGGTGGCCTGGAAGGTGCCGATGGTCACCCGCGCGATAAAGGTTTTGTCGTGATCCGGGCCCGTTTCTGCAATCACCTCGTAGACCGGTGTGAGCTTGTGATGGTGCTGGGCCATTTCCTGCAGCTGACTTTTATAGTCCCGGCTCAGGCGGGCCTCCGCGGGCGATTGCAGCAGGCCTGAAAAAAACCCGCGGACCAGCGTGCTGGCGGGCGTAAAGCCACCGTCCAGGTAAACGGCCGCGATGACGGCCTCCAGTGCGTCGGCCAGGATCGAGCTTTTTTCGCGGCCGTTGTTTTGCAGCTCGCCTTTGCCCAGTTGGAGATGCGGGCCGATCGCCAGCTGCCGGGCAATCGCGGCGAGCTGGGTCTCGTTGACCAGCTGGGCGCGCTTGCGCGAAAGTTCACCCTCCCGCCAGGCTGGAAAACGCGCCATCAGCAGGTCGCTCACCACGAGATTCAAAACGGCGTCACCCAGAAATTCCAAGCGCTGGTTGTCTTTCAGGGCCGGGCCGGCTTCGGGCTGCTCGTTGACCAGCGAGCTGTGGCGCAGGGCTTCCGCCAAAAGTGCCGGCTGGCGAAAGCGGTAGGCCAGTCTATTCTCCAATAACGACAGCGGCTCCGGGTTCATGGGCGGGAAAACGGGGTCATCGCGCAGATCGGCGGGCGGCGGGTTGCAGACGTCGGACCAGGGCTTCGTAGAGGGCAAACGGGACGTTGAGATCGCCCCGGCCGATGCCAAGCGCGATCTCCGGGTTGAGGTCGCCGTGAAAGTCGCTTCCACCGGTCATCAGCAGATCGTGCCGGCGGGCTATCCGCCGGCAGGCTTCGGTGAATGCCGGACTGTGTTCCGGGTAGAATACCTCAAGGCCCATCAGGCCCATCTCCATCAGCCCGATCACGGCATCCGCCAGCCCGCAGCGGGTTTCAAAGCTCAGCAGTCCGGGGTGGGCCAGCACCGGCACCCCTCCAGCGTCGCGAATGGATTGCAGCGCCTCGCGGCAGCTGATCCGGTGTTTGTCCACGTATGCAGGTTTGCCGGCTCCAAGCAAGCGTTTGAAGGCCTCGTCGATGGAGGCTGCCACCCCCTTTTGGACCAGCACGCGGGCGATGTGCGGGCGCCCCAGCTGGCATTCCCCCGCCGCCGTGCTGACCTCGGCCAGGGTGATGTCGATTCCCAGCCGATTGAGCTTGGCGATGATCGCCGGGTTGCGGTTTTCCCGGGATGTGCGCAGGACTTGCAGGGAATCGTTCAGGGTCGGGTCCTGAGGGTCGATGCCGTAGCCCAGGATGTGAAAGCTGCCGGCGAGGCGGATGAACGGCGGCGTTGCGGCGCTGATCTCCACCCCGGTGAGAAACTTCAGGGCCGGCGGGATCGGCTGCCGCAGCGCGCTTTTGACCCCCTCGAGGCTGTCGTGATCGGTGATGGCGATGGCCTGGAGTCCCAGAGCGGCGGCCCGGGCGATGATCTCATGGGGCTGAAGGGTTCCGTCGGATGCGGTGGAGTGAATATGAAGATCGATCATCTGGCCGGCATCATAAGCCCAGAGATTTCTCCAGCGCCTCTTCCTTGGTTTTGCATTCGATGCACTGGGTGGTCACGGGCCGTGCCTTCAGGCGTTCGATGGAGATCTCCTCGCCGCAGGTTTCGCAGATCCCGAAGCTGCCGTTTTCGATCCGTTCGAGGGCCTTTTTGATCTTTTTGATCAATTTGGCCTCGCGGTCGCGGATCCGCAGCATGAAATTGCGGTCGGACTCGAGGGAGGCGCGGTCGGTGGGATCCGGAAAGTTCTCTTTCTGGGCCGTCATGCCGGTGACCGTTTCATCTGCCTGGGACAAGAGCTCTTCCAGTCGCTGGGTCAGCTGCGCCTTAAAGACGTCCATCTCTTCTTTTTTCATGGTCAGACCTCAAAGAGCGGTTATCCAAATTTGACGGTTCCGCAAAAAGTCCAATCTCTGCGTTGCGCCGCATCTCGATGTCGCTGCGGCTTACATGAGTGCGCCTCACGCCGCTGAGATTTGCGCGCCTTGAGCTTGAGCTTTTTTCGAAACCGTCTGGTTTTCGACTATCTACCGCATAATCAAATTTAAAATTCGTTTTTATAAGCCCCTTTGGGAGTTTTGTAAAGAATAAAACCGCCGGCCGGTGCGGCCCCGTTTCCTGCGGGAATCGCACCGGCCGGCTTTCCGCAACCCGCGGGGCGCTTGCCAAAAGGCGTCCTCAGATGACGGCGCTCAGAAAGTCATCCAGGGCTTTCAGGGAGTTCACGTTGAAGAATCGCTGGGGGTAGTCCGCCGGCAGGATTTTCTTCAACAGCCCGGTGAGAACTTTTCCCGGTCCGACCTCCACGAAGGTCGTCACCTCAACTGCCATCAGCCGGCGGACGATATCGAACCATTTCACCGGGCTGCACAGCTGGCGCGCCATGATCTGGCGGATGCTTTGGGGCGCCTGGGCCGGGGCCGCGGTGACGTTGAAGAGTACCTCCGCCCGGGGCGGCTGGAAGGCGATGGTTTCCAGAAAGTCGGCGAAATCCTTTTCGGCCCCGCGGATCAGTTCGCTGTGCCAGGCCCCGCTGACTTTCAGGGCGACAGCCTTGGCGCCTCTGGCGGCGGCCAGCGCGGAAACCTTTTGAACCGCCTGGGGGGCGCCGGTGATGACGATCTGGCTTTCGGTGTTGTGATTGGCCACCGACACGGGACCGGCGGCAGCGCCCTGGGCAACCAGTTCCTGGACTTCGGCGATGGTCAGGCCGATGACGGCGTGCATCGCCCCCTGGTGGCGGGTGGCCTCGCGGTGCATCAGCTCGCCGCGCCGCTGCACCAGCTGCAGGGCGTCCCGGGGGGAGACAACCCCGGCGGCGCACAGCGCGCTGTACTCCCCGAGGCTGTGGCCGGCCACGATCTCCGCGGAAATACCGGCCTCCTCGATGGCGGCCAGAAAGGCGAGGTTGACGGCCGTCACCGCGGGCTGAAGGTTCACCGTCTGGGTGAGATCGGCCATGGGGCCTTCGAAACACAATCGGGCGATGTCTGTTGCGGCGATCTCGTTGGCCATGGCGAAAATATCGCGGGCAAACCCATGGGCGTGGTATATGTCCCGGCCCATGCCCACGGCCTGGGAGCCCTGGCCGGGAAAAAGAAAGGCGGTTTTGCTCATGCTGACCTCCACGGGTAATAAGTCTCCGCGCTGCCGTCCCGGGCCACAGGGCCGCCGGTCCCGCAGCCGGGAGGGGCTTTGTCAGGTGAAAGCGGCCATTTGGCCGGGGGCCTTTTGAGCCGCGAGGACTACGGCTGGCGGTCGCTCTCGGGGGAAAACCGGATCAGGCTGCGGGCGCTGAAGCCTTCCCCCAGCACGTCTTTCAGCAGGGCGTCGATTGCGGCAAAATCGCGCCTGCGGACAAGATCCAGCAGGTCGGCTTCGATCAGTT
This region of Desulfobacteraceae bacterium genomic DNA includes:
- the fabD gene encoding ACP S-malonyltransferase, whose amino-acid sequence is MSKTAFLFPGQGSQAVGMGRDIYHAHGFARDIFAMANEIAATDIARLCFEGPMADLTQTVNLQPAVTAVNLAFLAAIEEAGISAEIVAGHSLGEYSALCAAGVVSPRDALQLVQRRGELMHREATRHQGAMHAVIGLTIAEVQELVAQGAAAGPVSVANHNTESQIVITGAPQAVQKVSALAAARGAKAVALKVSGAWHSELIRGAEKDFADFLETIAFQPPRAEVLFNVTAAPAQAPQSIRQIMARQLCSPVKWFDIVRRLMAVEVTTFVEVGPGKVLTGLLKKILPADYPQRFFNVNSLKALDDFLSAVI
- a CDS encoding universal stress protein, whose amino-acid sequence is MELPKVEVKKILYATDLSESARRAFAYAVSLANLYKAKITFLHVMSEDPGMDSKLAGYIDAEKWEEIKRRNEEDARSILIGKQRNSGRSAIGEALGQFAEAARAEQDFGMDEIMVKRGNPVDVILAQAEESNCDLIVMGTHGHGLIADAVMGSTARRVLRKSRKPVLVVRLTEE
- the rnc gene encoding ribonuclease III — protein: MENRLAYRFRQPALLAEALRHSSLVNEQPEAGPALKDNQRLEFLGDAVLNLVVSDLLMARFPAWREGELSRKRAQLVNETQLAAIARQLAIGPHLQLGKGELQNNGREKSSILADALEAVIAAVYLDGGFTPASTLVRGFFSGLLQSPAEARLSRDYKSQLQEMAQHHHKLTPVYEVIAETGPDHDKTFIARVTIGTFQATGSGKSKKSAEQATARSALEKLGEQT
- a CDS encoding radical SAM protein, which produces MNRPESPRPTAGGMAEGPPRPFIVPLFLPQAGCPFQCAFCNQRHISGKPRGVPESAALRRQIERFLGYRDARRGETQIAFYGGNFLGLEQALVEELLTLAQGYVAAGQAAGIRFSTRPDSVDARRLKWIAPFTVATIELGVQSMNDRVLTLAHRGHSAADTAAAMVRLKAAGYRIGAQLMVGLPGDSHARSLASGEATARLGPDFVRIYPTLVLRGSRLALAYRRGRYAPWSLTRCVATVKDLYCLFQARGIPIIRMGLQDAADLQDGRSVLAGPYHPAFGHLVLSEVFLDRASACLSRASAAGGTVCLRVHPRSAARLRGHKNRNLEILRRRFDLDGIQVLPDDRLGLSAVTAERLEAPSG
- a CDS encoding PHP domain-containing protein yields the protein MIDLHIHSTASDGTLQPHEIIARAAALGLQAIAITDHDSLEGVKSALRQPIPPALKFLTGVEISAATPPFIRLAGSFHILGYGIDPQDPTLNDSLQVLRTSRENRNPAIIAKLNRLGIDITLAEVSTAAGECQLGRPHIARVLVQKGVAASIDEAFKRLLGAGKPAYVDKHRISCREALQSIRDAGGVPVLAHPGLLSFETRCGLADAVIGLMEMGLMGLEVFYPEHSPAFTEACRRIARRHDLLMTGGSDFHGDLNPEIALGIGRGDLNVPFALYEALVRRLQPAARRSAR
- the dksA gene encoding RNA polymerase-binding protein DksA, which codes for MKKEEMDVFKAQLTQRLEELLSQADETVTGMTAQKENFPDPTDRASLESDRNFMLRIRDREAKLIKKIKKALERIENGSFGICETCGEEISIERLKARPVTTQCIECKTKEEALEKSLGL